One segment of Rosa chinensis cultivar Old Blush chromosome 6, RchiOBHm-V2, whole genome shotgun sequence DNA contains the following:
- the LOC112171029 gene encoding putative FBD-associated F-box protein At5g56400 has product MAVSTSLPHFPDLVMHQIILRLPTKPAIRMSSLSKQWEGVWSALHVLDFDEGDLPHGNDDNDHHTKFINILVRYLEFRKKDKQQPVLDKFRLHMASYMFGEDDSVIAKLLSNSFQRNVKELDVSLRSKHKEVNWYYCLSPGALVNAKSITALNLECLMIKDIDSAETEPLCPSLKILSLKNVHFNPKALLDLILGCPSVKCLSLTSCSFDPPVFQISSSSLRSLEVKNCNAQSLLVDRTRDLESFTFVSNFLLLETIILKDTVNLKKIKMRAQHLKYFGLLGCHNNLNATVSTPNLHQFDIFAYLTSKVSINAPNLCLARITLREEEFSTFNQEWKHFATFSDFLKAFGCSNNIILYISDFKSIIFPENFKGACYPPLRILRRLHLGMINPPTEEMDVSDLEDSLLWMAPNAEERIYYPNSLQLLMANPPTEEMDIPYLEMSLLWMAPTPEERLYADLERMQYHMRL; this is encoded by the exons ATGGCTGTTAGCACATCACTGCCTCACTTTCCTGACCTTGTTATGCACCAAATCATCCTGCGACTGCCCACTAAACCTGCCATTCGCATGAGCTCTCTATCTAAACAATGGGAAGGAGTATGGTCTGCACTCCATGTGTTAGATTTCGACGAGGGAGATCTGCCGCATGGTAATGATGACAATGACCACCATACAAAGTTCATCAACATCTTGGTAAGGTATTTGGAATTCCGTAAGAAGGACAAGCAACAACCAGTCTTGGATAAATTCAGGCTTCACATGGCGAGCTACATGTTTGGAGAGGATGATTCTGTAATAGCTAAGTTGTTGAGTAATTCATTTCAGAGAAATGTCAAAGAATTAGATGTCAGCCTTAGGAGTAAACATAAGGAGGTTAACTGGTACTATTGCTTATCCCCTGGGGCACTTGTTAATGCAAAATCCATAACTGCGCTGAATTTGGAGTGTCTGATGATCAAGGACATTGACAGTGCTGAGACTGAGCCCTTGTGTCCCTCTTTGAAAATTCTATCTCTCAAGAATGTGCATTTTAATCCCAAGGCTCTCCTTGACTTGATTTTGGGGTGCCCTTCAGTTAAGTGCTTGTCATTAACTTCATGTTCCTTTGACCCCCCGGtgtttcagatttcaagtagcagTCTCAGATCATTGGAAGTTAAGAATTGCAATGCTCAGAGTCTTCTAGTTGATAGAACTAGGGATCTTGAATCTTTTACATTCGTTTCAAATTTTCTGCTTCTTGAGACTATAATCCTGAAGGATACTGTCAACTTGAAAAAGATCAAAATGCGTGCTCAGCACCTGAAGTATTTTGGATTACTTGGATGCCACAATAATTTGAATGCTACAGTCAGTACTCCAAATCTACACCAGTTTGATATCTTTGCTTATCTGACGTCCAAAGTTTCTATCAATGCTCCAAACTTATGCTTGGCCCGCATCACACTCCGGGAAGAAGAATTTTCTACCTTCAACCAGGAATGGAAACATTTTGCTACCTTCAGTGACTTTCTTAAAGCATTTGGTTGCTCCAACaatataatcctctatataagtGATTTCAAG AGTATCATCTTTCCTGAAAATTTCAAAGGGGCCTGCTATCCGCCATTGCGTATCCTCAGGCGTCTTCATCTTGGAATGATTAACCCTCCGACAGAGGAGATGGATGTTTCTGACCTGGAGGATTCCTTGCTTTGGATGGCTCCTAATGCAGAGGAGAGGATTTATTATCCTAATAGTCTTCAGCTCCTGATGGCTAACCCTCCAACAGAGGAGATGGATATTCCTTACCTAGAGATGTCCTTGCTTTGGATGGCTCCTACTCCAGAGGAGAGGTTATATGCAGATTTAGAAAGAATGCAGTATCATATGAGGTTATGA
- the LOC112172776 gene encoding AAA-ATPase At3g50940 produces the protein MNTFLKNMEMPSAKTVMSTAASVAATAMVIRSISRDFIPKDVHHYLSTKIRRLMNSLSSQLTLVIDEFEGLNRNHIFTAAQAYLRPTISPNSKRFRVRMPTQQNKISVSMEKNEEIIDFFDGVKLQWKLVSTQTSPKYIGGPGSEFESTVMSELRYFELSFHKKHKDLVLGSYLPFVLQKAEEVKEERKTLKLFTLKYGRRIQVVGGSMWQSVNLDHPATFDTLAMDEEVHKTIVEDLERFVRRKEYYRKVGKAWKRGYLLFGPPGTGKSSLVAAMANYLNFDIYDLELSEIRSNSQLRTLMMSTANRSILVVEDIDCSIDLQNRLANARAAGPRAFNPPKTEVTLSGLLNFIDGLWSSCGDERIIVFTTNHKERLDSALLRPGRMDVHIHMSFCTPCGFKILASNYLGIIEHTLFFDIEKLIATMKVTPAEIGEQLLKNEEPEGALRDLLEFLERKNRAIEEAASKSES, from the exons ATGAACACGTTCCTTAAAAACATGGAAATGCCCTCCGCCAAAACAGTGATGTCAACGGCGGCCTCCGTCGCCGCCACCGCCATGGTCATCCGCTCCATTTCTCGCGACTTCATACCCAAGGACGTCCACCACTATCTTTCCACCAAAATCAGACGCTTAATGAACTCGCTCTCTTCGCAACTCACCCTAGTCATCGACGAGTTCGAGGGTCTCAACCGGAACCACATTTTCACGGCCGCCCAAGCTTACCTACGACCCACAATCTCCCCAAATTCCAAAAGGTTCAGAGTCAGAATGCCGacccaacaaaacaaaatttccgTTTCCATGGAAAAGAACGAAGAGATCATTGACTTCTTCGACGGAGTCAAACTCCAGTGGAAGCTGGTCTCAACCCAAACCTCGCCCAAGTACATAGGCGGCCCAGGATCCGAATTCGAGTCCACGGTCATGTCGGAGCTCCGGTACTTCGAGTTGAGCTTCCACAAGAAGCACAAAGACTTGGTTCTCGGTTCTTACTTACCATTTGTGTTGCAAAAGGCAGAGGAAGTTAAGGAAGAGAGGAAGACCTTGAAGCTCTTCACTTTGAAATATGGGAGAAGGATTCAAGTAGTGGGAGGGTCCATGTGGCAATCAGTGAACCTTGATCACCCCGCGACGTTCGACAcattggcaatggatgaagagGTCCACAAGACGATAGTGGAGGATCTTGAGAGGTTTGTGAGGAGGAAGGAGTATTATAGGAAGGTTGGGAAGGCTTGGAAAAGGGGATACTTGCTGTTTGGGCCTCCTGGGACTGGCAAGTCGAGCTTGGTTGCTGCCATGGCCAATTACTTGAATTTTGATATCTATGACTTGGAGTTGAGTGAGATTAGGAGTAATTCTCAGCTCAGGACGTTGATGATGTCCACGGCGAACAGGTCCATTCTTGTGGTGGAGGATATTGATTGCTCCATTGATCTACAGAACAGGCTTGCAAATGCCAGGGCCGCCGGCCCTCGTGCTTTTAATCCTCCGAAGACTGAG GTGACTCTGTCAGGATTGCTCAACTTCATAGATGGACTGTGGTCAAGCTGTGGCGACGAGCGGATCATAGTCTTCACTACCAATCACAAAGAGCGGCTTGACTCTGCCTTGTTACGCCCTGGTCGAATGGATGTGCACATCCACATGTCCTTTTGCACCCCATGTGGGTTCAAAATTCTTGCTTCTAACTACCTTGGAATTATTGAGCACACACTTTTCTTTGACATAGAGAAGTTGATAGCCACAATGAAGGTTACTCCGGCAGAGATAGGAGAGCAGTTACTGAAGAATGAGGAGCCTGAAGGTGCATTGAGAGACCTACTTGAGTTCCTTGAGAGGAAGAATAGAGCAATTGAGGAAGCTGCAAGTAAGTCAGAGAGTTGA